The Ipomoea triloba cultivar NCNSP0323 chromosome 4, ASM357664v1 DNA segment tgtaaatgtaattttatcaGTCTTGTCCTAACTAAACCAATCTATTGTATCCTTACAAATATTAGGTAGTTatattgatcaataataaaacTCTCCCTACAAATTCAATGTGTTTCTTTTCATGCCTTCCTTTTTACACAGTTGTTTTATAACTTTTACTCCATTTTACCGACAGTTAATGCTACCGACCAAGTTCCCACATGAATgagcaaaacaaaaaaggaaattCCAAATTTCCAACTAAATAAGTCAGATAATTAGTTTGGtacttataaaattttaaattttaactttatgTACGAACTATCTATTGACTTTATTGATTTGAGCTAATAAGTTGTTAATAACATATGCTAGTTTACCTCCTTTTAGTCATTTGCTATCTAGGGTTACACAAAGCGCACATTCAAGTAACGTATGCGAgtttttttgtaaatcaaaaaataaaaggaaagaaaaacatGGTTAtattaattgctctttttttaattttcttctcgttaaccgaatcagacatataaaatatgatacgagtaatttttaaattgatttttgtttaataatacttttgatgtaatttttaaatatttaaaatttatatactaagaCTAATGTACtcaactaattaataattacaaactatagtttttaaattgtaaataatttgagtTAACCTCGTTAACCAACCAacatataaaatgggacaaGAAGTacataaaattgataaaatgagGCAAATAAAGTGCTAATTTAAGGTCACAACTTTTGTTaccattttatttcattatcatTCCACACTGCACTTacctttatttattaataataaattgaaataataataaattgtaaatttcttGAGCTAATTCTCATTATTTAAATCGGACCAATAGAATAATACGAGAAATACATAAGATTGATAAAAACGAGACAAATAAAGTACATGTTTAGGTCACAACTTTTGTTACCCATTTACTTCATTACCAACCCTTCACTTACTTTTTTCCTCCCTTTAAGGAAAAATGATTACTTCGTGAAATATCAAAgtagaaatgaattgtaaatcaCTTGAATTGAGTCTCATTAAACAAATGAATTACTTCAAGATAATCCAGGTTTTTCAGCTTCACTTAACCAGGTTTCCCAACTTCGCTTAATTTTGAGACTCAACATAAAACTATACACTATTACGCACATGAAATTCAACCAAAACCCAAACCTTCAAAATTCGTAACACGAACTGAACCCCATCTTGCCACAAACACGCTTAAAAACGAGTCTTAAGTGAGGCTTCACATATACACCAATGCCCGAGGTCAGTTTAGTCcacaactttaattttgttaccCATTTACTTCGATTCATTCTCCTATCACCCTTtacttactttaaaaaaaaaaaaagatacttcCAAAAAATATcgaagaagaaataaaatatcgaagaagaaataaattgaaaacaactttatttaaatattgttaattaaATCATAGACATAActtgcctttaaaaaaaaataaaaattgcacaCATAACACACTATATGAAGtacatttataaaattgataaaatgacATAAATAAAGTACTAATTTAGGTCACAGCTTTTGTTACCCTTTTACTTCATTATCCTCCCACCCTTCCCAACTCACTttatagaaaaagaaaaagaaaaaaattactttcAGCAGGAAATATGGAAGTAGAAGACAAAAGTAAATAATGCATTTCACCAACTAGAAATGGTAATAGAGTTGCATGAGCTAGCCTGCCATATCAACCCTTGTGGACAAGTAGAAACTGAGAGCACCAAACCTCATCCCCCACCACACATCACACCTCAAATTATTACAGTTCTCGAGAAAATCCTAACCAAGTTAATCGTTTGTCGGCTTActaatcacaaaattttaaattcaattttcagTACACAAGTTAGTTTTATGAGTTTACCCAATGCATACTATCAGAGTATTAGATAGTGATTGCGATTTTCCTCATcgtcaaaaagaaaagaagagaattATTACagttttttccaaaatacatcatatatatttataacaattaGTAAATGTTTTCACAGATTTAAGTTCATAGGTGGTGAAACACAAACGTAATTAATCATAAGAGTTAACATTAACATCATCAACCTAATTCGgagataataacaataataatcataataataataataataatagtgctACCATTTATGTTATTACTAGTATGTAGCATGCAGTAGTAGCAGTACTACTTGTAGCTAGCTGATCTGAGGATCATTCATGGCTGAAAATCAGTCCCGCCGGCGGCCGGGGCTCTCGACGGCGTTATAACGGAAAAACTAAAACAAACCACCCATTCCAGAAAAAAGAGTGATCCGATCTGATGAGTTTAGCTTGCTGGCACCATCGCCGTCTCTCAGCTCCGTTTACCTGAAATAATCCAGTGAAATTCTCGGCGGTGAAACTGCCACCGTTACCGACGACATCGAATGCGCCCCGGAATCCGCCGGAGACCCTGCAATAGGACCGCTTAACTATCAGATAAATCACAATGACTCGACAGTCATCAAGCAAGATGACGAGTGCCTAGTCCCCACAAACAGCTCACCACAATGGCTCGATCTCGTGACGTCTTACCAATAATTTACTACCCAGAATCAATTAAGCTGTCCGTGTGTGTAAACAAAAAAACCGAAATTCTCCCACCCAGGATCCGAAATAGGAGAGAGGTAAACTACAATAACTCAACAGCAATCAGGCGGAATAACGAGCACCTAGTCCCCACAAACAACTCACCACATTAAAATAATTCTCACACTACTCAATCTTGTGATCTTTTATCCATAATTTACCACCCAGAATCAATTAAACTACCCGTGTGAGCAACAGTGTTAAGataatgaagtaaaaaaaaaccctaaaaacAAGATTATTGGGGCATACTTGCAAAGCTATTGGCTGAAGAAGAAGTTGGAGGATTTTCAAGATGGTGGGGCTTGTTGGTACTAGGTTCTTGGTTTGGCTGCTGGTTTTTCCTCCTCCGCCGGTTGTGATCCGCCAGCCTTTTCCGGCAGCTTCTCTTGCCGTTATCAAACTCCGTCAACAGATGAAACCTATTCCAATATTATtgcatatataacatataatatgagCAGTTTccatataagaaaatgaaacaaaagcaATTGTCTGGTACGTAAAGAATCCAAATCTGAagatataaaaacaaattaaatttcgaGTCTCTTTATGATATGTTTTGATTAAAAGGTTTAGTAATGTGTTGTTGTCTTATAGGAAACGGTGTTTTACTATAAGAAGGAAGGGTACGTAGGAGATGAAAACGGGGTAACAAATTTATGGGGGGAGACAATAAATATACGGACGCAAATGCCCTCGGGATCGCCCCCATGTACGTGTATTATGACAACCTTACCGGCCACGATCGACCAATGATTGCCCAGAAAACACTCCCCGAGGACATTTCCGTCTTTCCATTGCCGGGTTCGACCATTTCTGGTCTTGGTTACGAGGTACCGTACGAACGACCAAGATTGTTGGAATGTGAGGTGGTACAAGGGGAGGAGGAAGGAGGGGTATTATGGTCATTTTACAAAGAGTTCGACTCTCAAATTCTACCCATCAATTATACTCTCACGGCCATGGATATGATATTTTCATCTTCTAGGTCGAGAAAAAGTTGTTTACATTCGAGATTTATGAGTggagtaaaatttgaaagtacaGGTACTATTTTTCTTTTACGAACCTGCTGCATTGTTGGCAAAATCGCTGAGTCAACCCGGCGGCGATGACGGTGGCGGCTTTGGAGTGAAACTCACACACCTTGTGGCGGCGGTGGTAGTGTTTGGCGTGGGTGAGGTCAGCATTGCAGCCTTCGGCTTGGCATCTCGGCGCGTTAACGGCGCCGGGGTCCACGGCTCTGGACCGGCGGTAAAGCCGGTTCACGAAATCGTCCTCGGCGGAGGAGAAATAAGTCCGGCCGCCCAAATTCAGCCCAATCCGGCTGCTACTCCCGAACTCAATCCCCCCAACCATCGGCTCGCTCTTCGGCACCACCATGTAGCCGCCGGGAGCTGACGGCTCCAGAGACAACAACGGCGCAtgagccgccgccgccgcgtgTCCAAATGAAGCGCCGCCGTAAGCGCGTGGATCATAGTACGCCGCcatgtgatgatgatgatgatgcgcGTTGCCttgcgccgccgccgcctgcgCGTTATGGAACTGGTGGTGTCCCGTCCCGAAATTCGCGTTTGAACCCACCACCAACGCCGCCGGATTGTCGTTGAAGGCGGTTTGCGCCGCCGCGTACGGGTCAAAATACTGGCGGTTCTGATCGGATTCATGCCCTGTTTCGTCGGAAAACATCACCGCCGCCGATTGGTTCCCCCATTCATAGTCCAACATCGCACCTTTTCCTCTGTTCTCTTGGCTAAACAAAGGGATAAACAAATATAGTCACACAACCCTTTTATTCTCTATCAAAAACATAGaaaaaaaacatcaaacaaTTGTCGgaatgttttttaaattttttttctctttttttcttttcttgtttggGAGGAAATCTGTCAGCTTTAAGGGAGAGAAGATTTTGTGGAGAAGAAAAGCTGCAGCTTCAAAGACTTTAGCTTTCAGTGATAGAGTTGAGGAGTTTTATAGAAGTAGTTAACATAATGCCCTCTTTTTcctactttttttattttttattttttttgggttttactGTActgtttaatataatatatttttttttataaaaaaaaaatatttttttttgaggtttTGGAATGGCTTTATGAGACATGTCGGATTACAGGGTTTCGTTTTCTTGATCCTAAATATCTTACGTTGTGGATTCCGAATGAATCATGTGAGGTGACATGAAAGGGATTAGGAATGAGAACCAGATTTGAATTGTGGGGTTAGTTTGAGATTAGGGTGGGATTAGGGTTGTATAATTGTTGTTAGATTTAGTTGGTGGGGTGGGTAGGGCGTAGGGGGTAGGGTGGGGATGGGGGGTTGCAAGAACTCATCAGATCAGATTGTCACAGACTCAGAGGGTGCAGTTAGAACTGAAAAAGAGTCATTAAAAAGACCTACTGGCTAGTGATACTGCACACTGCTCTGTTGTCCATTTCCTTGGGGGATCTGTGGTTGGGTGTTAAGTCCAACTtttgggtgggggtggggggtgttAGTTTCTCTTCCAAAAGTTGTATGGGACACAAATTAGTCAGACAATTGACTTAGTAATTATAAGTTTGACTATCTTAAAAATTGTctatttgtatttttagtttgagttaGTTAGCTATGAGCAATCTAACTAgactgttttaattttttagattcaCAGTGTGAGTT contains these protein-coding regions:
- the LOC116015256 gene encoding squamosa promoter-binding-like protein 8, which gives rise to MLDYEWGNQSAAVMFSDETGHESDQNRQYFDPYAAAQTAFNDNPAALVVGSNANFGTGHHQFHNAQAAAAQGNAHHHHHHMAAYYDPRAYGGASFGHAAAAAHAPLLSLEPSAPGGYMVVPKSEPMVGGIEFGSSSRIGLNLGGRTYFSSAEDDFVNRLYRRSRAVDPGAVNAPRCQAEGCNADLTHAKHYHRRHKVCEFHSKAATVIAAGLTQRFCQQCSRFHLLTEFDNGKRSCRKRLADHNRRRRKNQQPNQEPSTNKPHHLENPPTSSSANSFARSPADSGAHSMSSVTVAVSPPRISLDYFR